Proteins from a single region of Segatella copri:
- the purE gene encoding 5-(carboxyamino)imidazole ribonucleotide mutase, translated as MKPLVSIIMGSTSDLPVMEKACKWLNDNQIPFEANALSAHRTPDAVESFAKGAKERGVKVIIAAAGMAAALPGVIAASTPLPVIGVPIKGMLDGLDAMLSIIQMPPGIPVATVGVNAAQNAAILAAEMIALSDEEVAQKVEAWKAGLGAKIEKANKDLAEVKYDFKCN; from the coding sequence ATGAAACCATTAGTAAGCATTATTATGGGCAGTACAAGCGATCTGCCTGTTATGGAAAAAGCATGTAAGTGGTTGAACGACAACCAGATTCCTTTTGAGGCTAATGCCCTCTCTGCTCACCGCACTCCAGATGCAGTAGAGTCATTCGCCAAGGGAGCCAAGGAGCGTGGCGTGAAGGTTATCATCGCCGCTGCCGGTATGGCTGCCGCCCTTCCTGGTGTTATCGCAGCATCTACTCCTCTGCCAGTAATCGGCGTGCCTATCAAGGGTATGCTCGATGGTCTTGATGCCATGCTCAGCATCATCCAGATGCCTCCTGGCATTCCTGTAGCTACTGTTGGTGTGAATGCGGCTCAGAACGCTGCCATCCTCGCTGCTGAAATGATTGCCCTTTCCGACGAGGAAGTGGCTCAGAAGGTAGAGGCTTGGAAGGCGGGTCTCGGTGCCAAGATCGAGAAGGCCAACAAGGACCTGGCTGAGGTGAAATACGACTTCAAGTGTAATTAA
- a CDS encoding 4-hydroxy-3-methylbut-2-en-1-yl diphosphate synthase, protein MVDLFNYTRRASSVAHIGAIDLGGDNPIRIQSMTTTNTNNTEACVRQAEEIIKAGGELVRFTTQGSREAENMKNINAGIRADGYQTPLVADVHFNPNVADVAALYCEKVRVNPGNYVDPARKFIKQEYTDEEYAHELQKIEDRFVPFLNICKEHHTAIRIGVNHGSLSDRIRNRYGDTPEGIVESCLEFLRICKKENFHDVVISIKSSNTVVMVRSMRLLVEEMEKEGMNYPLHLGVTEAGEGEDGRIKSAVGIGALLADGIGDTVRVSLSEEPAAEIPVARHLVDYIGKKKGHLMIPATACPSFDWLRPNRRETVAVGNIGGNNVPVVISNRINGESTACENKDATPDYIYIGGKMPKQFVAGQSYIVDYNVYETLNSKPETTGAKLYPIFPTMAMPLIASIKADVKFLTLQFGTPAEEYIACLKAHPEVVVICVSNHQNRLGDQRALVHEMMNAGLKNPVVFAEMYQHGKEEKSDFQLEAAADMGALMIDGLTDGIWLMNNGDIPAQTIDETAFGILQAARLRTSKTEYISCPGCGRTLYDLRETIAKIKEATKHLKGLKIGIMGCIVNGPGEMADADYGYVGAGPNRVSLYRKQVCVEKNIPQEVAVEHLLALIDSDKQ, encoded by the coding sequence ATGGTAGATTTATTCAATTATACCCGCCGTGCCTCTTCTGTGGCACATATCGGGGCCATCGACCTGGGTGGCGATAATCCTATCCGCATCCAGTCGATGACCACCACCAACACCAATAATACTGAGGCTTGCGTGCGACAGGCTGAGGAGATTATCAAGGCTGGTGGCGAGCTGGTGCGCTTCACCACTCAGGGTTCCCGCGAGGCAGAGAACATGAAAAACATCAATGCCGGCATCCGTGCCGACGGCTATCAGACTCCGCTCGTAGCCGATGTTCACTTCAATCCTAACGTTGCCGACGTGGCTGCTCTCTATTGTGAGAAAGTGCGCGTCAATCCTGGCAACTACGTGGATCCTGCCCGCAAGTTCATCAAGCAGGAATATACCGACGAGGAGTATGCTCACGAACTTCAGAAGATTGAGGATCGCTTCGTACCTTTCCTCAACATCTGCAAGGAGCATCATACTGCCATCCGCATCGGCGTGAACCACGGTTCACTCTCCGACCGCATCCGTAACCGCTACGGCGATACGCCAGAGGGCATCGTAGAGAGCTGTCTCGAGTTCCTGCGCATCTGCAAGAAGGAGAATTTCCACGATGTGGTTATCAGCATCAAGTCATCCAATACCGTTGTGATGGTTCGCTCCATGCGCCTCCTGGTAGAAGAAATGGAGAAGGAAGGCATGAACTACCCACTCCACCTCGGCGTAACCGAAGCCGGCGAAGGCGAAGATGGCAGAATCAAGAGTGCCGTAGGTATCGGTGCCCTCCTGGCTGATGGCATCGGCGATACCGTTCGTGTAAGCCTGAGCGAGGAACCGGCTGCAGAGATTCCTGTGGCACGCCATCTGGTAGATTACATCGGCAAGAAGAAGGGGCATCTGATGATTCCTGCCACAGCTTGTCCTTCATTCGACTGGCTGCGCCCTAACCGCCGTGAAACCGTGGCTGTAGGCAATATCGGCGGCAACAACGTTCCGGTAGTTATCAGCAACCGAATCAACGGCGAGAGCACCGCTTGTGAGAACAAGGATGCTACTCCAGACTATATCTACATCGGCGGCAAGATGCCTAAGCAGTTTGTGGCTGGTCAGAGCTACATCGTAGATTACAACGTTTACGAGACGCTGAACAGCAAGCCAGAGACGACTGGTGCCAAACTCTACCCTATCTTCCCTACCATGGCGATGCCACTCATCGCCAGCATCAAGGCAGACGTGAAGTTCCTCACCCTGCAGTTTGGTACTCCAGCCGAGGAATACATCGCCTGTCTGAAGGCTCATCCAGAGGTGGTGGTTATCTGCGTAAGCAATCATCAGAACCGCCTGGGCGACCAGCGTGCATTGGTTCACGAGATGATGAATGCCGGCTTGAAGAACCCTGTGGTTTTCGCCGAGATGTACCAGCACGGCAAGGAGGAGAAGAGCGACTTCCAGTTGGAGGCTGCTGCTGATATGGGAGCCTTGATGATTGATGGTCTGACCGATGGTATCTGGCTGATGAACAATGGAGACATCCCTGCCCAGACAATAGATGAAACCGCTTTCGGAATACTTCAGGCAGCCCGTCTGCGCACCAGCAAGACCGAGTATATCAGTTGTCCGGGATGCGGCAGAACCCTCTACGATCTTCGTGAAACCATCGCCAAGATCAAGGAGGCAACCAAGCATCTCAAGGGTCTGAAGATAGGTATCATGGGCTGTATCGTGAATGGTCCAGGCGAAATGGCGGATGCCGATTACGGCTACGTAGGTGCCGGTCCTAACCGAGTAAGCCTCTACCGCAAGCAGGTTTGCGTAGAAAAGAATATTCCGCAGGAGGTGGCAGTAGAGCATCTACTCGCCCTCATCGACTCGGACAAGCAATAA
- a CDS encoding response regulator transcription factor, whose protein sequence is MANTKLLLVEDDENLAYMEKSCFEDIIGGYEVKTAVNGKEGLKVWQDFQPDVIVSDIDMPIMDGIEMVKKIREVDGKTIILFTTGLTSPKDLKAGYAAGANNYVKKPFIPEELDAHIHSLLQLKAGARSENASNQIKLGKYILDADHATLKDTQDGKQKMLTAREAKILELLAVNKNEVVRREAVLSRFWGVEDKDYFASRSLDVFIKKIRTALEDEPGVELKTIRGVGFKLIAE, encoded by the coding sequence ATGGCAAATACTAAACTGCTCCTGGTAGAGGATGATGAAAACCTCGCCTATATGGAGAAAAGTTGCTTCGAAGATATCATCGGAGGATATGAGGTGAAAACCGCCGTAAACGGCAAGGAAGGACTGAAGGTGTGGCAAGACTTTCAGCCCGATGTTATCGTATCTGATATCGACATGCCCATCATGGACGGAATAGAAATGGTGAAGAAAATACGCGAGGTTGACGGAAAAACCATAATTCTGTTTACCACCGGACTCACCTCGCCGAAAGACCTGAAGGCAGGTTATGCCGCCGGAGCCAACAACTATGTGAAGAAGCCGTTTATTCCGGAAGAGCTTGATGCTCATATACATAGCCTGCTCCAACTGAAAGCTGGAGCCCGCAGCGAAAACGCCAGCAACCAGATAAAACTGGGTAAATACATTCTAGATGCCGACCATGCTACTCTGAAAGATACGCAGGATGGTAAACAGAAAATGCTCACCGCACGAGAGGCAAAGATTCTGGAACTGCTGGCAGTAAACAAAAACGAGGTGGTGCGCCGCGAAGCCGTATTGAGCCGGTTCTGGGGAGTGGAAGACAAAGACTATTTTGCTTCCAGAAGTTTGGATGTATTCATCAAGAAAATCCGCACAGCGCTGGAAGACGAACCGGGCGTAGAACTGAAAACCATCAGAGGTGTGGGATTCAAACTCATCGCAGAATAG
- a CDS encoding sensor histidine kinase produces MKANRTKMLGTMALVAVLCMQLFWIYNSFQMSVHQMGYDNPWSLAADVRAHAFFSALYQSRITLLTSLLTMVVIILSLIDQINYIDEQERVRLLREDFSYAMVHDMKSPLTSIIMGTKYLHSGVLEKKPEIKEKYFCIVEDEAQHLLALINRLLTISKLEHGKLSIQKAEIDLEAMIEDVVDKYKAKSAKPIHITTLFGATSALADEEYLKEAISNIVDNATKYSKEEINIQISTSENDRNVYIKIYDEGIGIAKSEMKTIFNRFERAAEHERDARKTRGGFGIGLNYVLQVINAHGGKVSVKSEKGKWSEFTISLPK; encoded by the coding sequence ATGAAGGCAAACAGAACCAAAATGCTCGGTACGATGGCACTGGTAGCCGTACTATGCATGCAACTTTTCTGGATATACAACTCATTCCAGATGAGCGTTCACCAGATGGGCTACGATAATCCCTGGAGTCTGGCAGCCGATGTGAGGGCACATGCCTTTTTCTCGGCACTCTACCAGAGTCGCATCACCCTGCTCACTTCTCTCCTTACCATGGTGGTCATCATCCTGAGCCTCATCGACCAGATTAACTATATCGATGAGCAGGAAAGGGTTCGCCTGCTGCGCGAGGATTTCTCCTATGCAATGGTTCACGACATGAAGTCGCCGCTCACCTCTATCATCATGGGAACCAAATATCTGCACAGCGGCGTACTGGAGAAGAAGCCGGAAATAAAGGAGAAATATTTCTGTATCGTAGAAGACGAGGCACAGCATCTGCTTGCTCTCATCAACCGCCTGCTTACCATCTCAAAACTGGAACATGGTAAACTGAGCATCCAGAAGGCAGAAATAGATCTGGAGGCGATGATAGAGGATGTGGTGGATAAATACAAGGCGAAATCGGCGAAACCGATTCATATCACCACCCTATTCGGAGCCACTTCGGCACTGGCAGATGAGGAATATCTGAAAGAGGCTATCAGTAATATAGTAGATAACGCCACCAAATACTCGAAGGAAGAAATCAACATTCAGATTTCCACCTCCGAGAATGACAGAAATGTATATATCAAGATATACGATGAGGGTATCGGCATAGCCAAAAGTGAGATGAAAACTATCTTCAACCGCTTTGAGCGTGCTGCTGAGCACGAAAGAGACGCCCGGAAGACCCGTGGCGGCTTCGGTATCGGCCTGAACTACGTGCTGCAGGTAATCAATGCCCATGGCGGCAAAGTAAGCGTAAAGAGCGAAAAAGGCAAATGGTCGGAGTTCACCATATCGCTGCCGAAATAA
- a CDS encoding DUF3108 domain-containing protein, with the protein MKTIKSFGIALLLLLVSTTVSAQCTFRNTAFKSGEFLTYNLYYNWKFVWVKAGNASMSIVQTTRHGKPAYRGSLVTRGNKRVDDIFVLRDTLLCYSGTDLAPMYFRKGAHEGKRYTVDEVFYSYSGGRCHLKQHRQQHDGKHVWKNATYDDCVFDMMNIFLRARSFDPANWKKGYTVKFPIADGKNRTPAQIKFDGKVTIKADNGVKYRCLRLAYMEYENRKYKRIVDFYVTDDENHIPIRLDMFLKFGAAKAFLVGMKGVRNPVSSIVK; encoded by the coding sequence ATGAAAACGATCAAATCATTCGGGATTGCATTATTGCTACTTCTGGTCAGCACAACAGTGTCTGCCCAGTGTACCTTCCGTAATACAGCCTTCAAGTCGGGTGAGTTCCTTACTTACAATCTGTATTACAATTGGAAGTTTGTTTGGGTAAAAGCTGGTAATGCCAGTATGTCTATCGTCCAAACCACCCGTCATGGTAAGCCTGCTTATCGCGGTTCTCTTGTTACAAGAGGCAATAAGCGTGTAGATGATATCTTTGTGCTTCGCGACACTCTGCTCTGCTACAGCGGCACCGATCTGGCGCCTATGTATTTCCGTAAGGGAGCTCACGAGGGCAAGCGCTATACGGTAGATGAGGTATTCTACAGCTATTCTGGCGGTAGGTGTCATCTCAAACAGCACCGTCAGCAGCATGATGGTAAGCATGTATGGAAGAATGCCACCTACGATGATTGTGTTTTTGACATGATGAACATCTTCCTGCGTGCCCGCAGTTTCGATCCTGCCAACTGGAAGAAGGGTTATACCGTAAAATTCCCTATTGCTGATGGAAAGAACCGCACTCCAGCTCAGATAAAGTTTGATGGTAAGGTTACCATCAAGGCAGATAATGGTGTGAAGTACCGTTGCCTGCGCCTTGCCTATATGGAGTATGAGAATCGCAAGTATAAGAGAATCGTAGATTTCTATGTAACCGATGATGAGAATCATATTCCTATCCGTTTGGATATGTTCCTCAAGTTTGGTGCTGCCAAGGCATTCCTCGTAGGAATGAAGGGTGTGAGAAATCCGGTTTCTTCAATCGTGAAATAA
- a CDS encoding Ig-like domain-containing domain, translating into MIQLDDIKSKLKTNSLFLPFYVLAFLMLASCAKMGQPDGGWFDETPPKVIGASPADKGVNVKQKKVNIYFDEYIKVDNPTEKVVVSPPQLEVPEIKASGKHIQISLVDSLKPNTTYTIDFSDAISDNNEGNPMGNYTYSFSTGEVIDTMEVSGYVLESENLEPIKGILVGLYADHADSAFKTKPMLRVSRTDSRGRFVIKGVAPGSYRIYALQDMDGNYMFSQKSEKLAFSHDIIVPSSKPDVRQDTTWIDSLHIKSIDQVNYTHFLPDNVVLRAFTELVSDRFFLKAERQKANCFSLYYSYGDSILPQIKGLNFNEKDAFILEKSEKNDTLTYWLKDTALVNQDTLNIELTYRMTDSTGVLRNQTDTLEILSKEPYEKRMKAQAKELEKWTKKQEKLKKKGEPYDSVMAVKPLDVQMSVSSQLDPDKNVIFTFNTPLAKADTAGIHLYAKHDTLWYRAPMEFKPLGNRKYILRGEWRPDIEYSLEVDSAAFQDIYGLVSKPVKQGFKVNSLDTYGTLLINVTHDFDNHPLLVQLLNAQDQVVKEVKAVNGVAEFYYLKPEKYYMRLIVDRNGNGKWDTGCYDKDEQAEEVYYYPDVIECKAKWDLTESWDPTARELSRQKPGAITKQKPDKEKKVKNQNAQRAKKLGIEYIPKL; encoded by the coding sequence ATGATTCAATTAGACGACATAAAGAGCAAGTTGAAGACAAATTCACTGTTTCTGCCTTTCTACGTCTTAGCTTTCCTCATGTTGGCATCCTGTGCCAAGATGGGACAGCCGGATGGTGGTTGGTTCGACGAAACTCCTCCTAAGGTGATTGGAGCTTCGCCAGCCGATAAGGGCGTAAATGTGAAGCAGAAGAAGGTGAATATCTATTTCGACGAATATATCAAGGTAGATAATCCTACCGAGAAAGTGGTTGTTTCGCCTCCGCAGCTCGAAGTGCCTGAAATCAAGGCTTCGGGCAAGCATATTCAGATTTCTCTGGTAGATTCGCTCAAGCCGAATACTACCTATACCATCGACTTTTCCGATGCCATCAGCGATAATAACGAGGGCAATCCGATGGGAAACTATACCTACAGTTTCTCTACCGGCGAGGTCATCGATACGATGGAGGTGTCAGGATATGTGCTCGAATCGGAGAATCTGGAGCCTATTAAGGGTATTCTGGTAGGTCTTTACGCTGATCATGCCGATTCAGCCTTCAAGACCAAGCCTATGCTGCGTGTAAGCCGTACCGACAGCCGTGGTCGCTTCGTCATAAAAGGTGTGGCTCCGGGCTCTTACCGCATCTATGCCCTGCAGGATATGGATGGCAACTATATGTTCAGCCAGAAAAGCGAAAAACTCGCTTTTTCTCATGATATTATCGTGCCGTCAAGCAAGCCGGATGTACGACAGGATACTACATGGATTGATTCCTTGCATATCAAGTCGATAGATCAGGTTAATTATACTCATTTCCTACCGGATAATGTAGTGCTCCGTGCCTTTACCGAACTGGTTTCCGACCGCTTCTTTCTCAAGGCAGAGCGTCAGAAGGCCAACTGCTTCTCGCTCTATTACAGTTATGGTGATTCTATCCTGCCACAGATCAAGGGCTTGAATTTTAATGAGAAAGATGCTTTTATTCTGGAAAAATCGGAGAAGAACGATACGCTTACCTATTGGCTCAAGGATACGGCGCTGGTCAACCAGGATACGCTGAATATAGAGCTTACTTACCGTATGACAGACAGTACGGGTGTGCTCCGCAACCAGACTGATACGCTCGAAATTCTTTCGAAGGAACCTTACGAAAAGCGTATGAAGGCGCAGGCTAAGGAACTGGAGAAATGGACCAAGAAGCAGGAAAAACTGAAGAAGAAGGGTGAACCTTATGATAGCGTGATGGCTGTAAAACCGCTTGATGTTCAGATGAGTGTCTCTTCTCAGCTCGATCCTGATAAGAATGTTATCTTCACCTTCAATACGCCGCTTGCCAAGGCCGATACGGCAGGCATTCATCTCTATGCCAAGCATGATACGCTATGGTATAGGGCGCCGATGGAGTTTAAGCCGCTGGGCAACCGCAAGTATATTCTGAGAGGCGAGTGGCGTCCGGACATAGAATATAGTCTGGAGGTTGATTCTGCCGCGTTCCAGGACATCTACGGACTTGTATCTAAACCTGTAAAACAAGGTTTCAAGGTCAATTCCCTGGATACTTACGGCACGCTGCTCATTAATGTAACGCACGATTTCGACAATCATCCGCTCCTCGTTCAGCTACTAAATGCGCAGGATCAGGTGGTGAAAGAAGTGAAGGCAGTGAACGGAGTAGCCGAATTCTATTATCTCAAGCCGGAGAAGTATTACATGCGTCTGATAGTAGACCGCAACGGCAACGGCAAGTGGGATACAGGCTGCTATGATAAAGATGAACAGGCAGAAGAGGTGTATTACTATCCAGACGTGATAGAATGCAAGGCTAAATGGGATTTAACCGAGAGTTGGGATCCTACGGCCCGTGAACTTTCCCGTCAGAAGCCTGGTGCCATTACCAAGCAGAAGCCTGATAAAGAAAAGAAAGTTAAGAACCAGAATGCGCAACGTGCCAAGAAACTTGGCATCGAGTACATTCCTAAATTATAA
- a CDS encoding GH3 auxin-responsive promoter family protein codes for MSLTTIVSNVFKPRQKELEKYVYDAEHLQHKVLMHLINKGKNTEYGVKHLLNTTNSYDKFAQNIPVNTYEELKGDIDRMRHGEKDILWPGLVKWYAKSSGTTNDKSKFIPVSHDGLHGIHYAGGFDAVAYYLRNNPKSRLFDGKSLILGGSHSPNYNVSDSLVGDLSAILIENINPLANLVRVPKKSTALLSDFEVKRDLIARETMNKNVTNISGVPSWMLSVLVRVMELSGKKHLEEVWPNLEVFFHGGIAFTPYRKQYEQLITSPNMHYMETYNASEGFFGLQDDPADPAMSLMIDYDVFYEFIPMDEFGSENPTVVPLWGVEVGKNYAMIITTSCGLWRYLIGDTVQFTSKNPYKFVITGRTKYFINAFGEELIMDNAEKGLAYACEKTGAQVSDYTAAPVYMDSNAKCRHQWLIEFSQEPASLDEFASLLDQKLQEINSDYEAKRFHDVTLQHLEIVKAKPGLFNEWLKSKGKLGGQHKIPRLSNSRKNIDEMLMMNK; via the coding sequence ATGAGTTTAACAACGATAGTAAGTAACGTCTTCAAACCTCGGCAGAAGGAGTTGGAGAAGTATGTCTATGATGCAGAACATTTGCAGCATAAAGTGCTTATGCACCTTATAAATAAAGGAAAAAATACTGAATATGGTGTCAAGCATTTATTAAATACCACCAACAGTTATGATAAATTTGCACAGAATATTCCTGTCAATACCTACGAGGAGTTGAAGGGGGATATCGACCGTATGCGTCATGGCGAAAAGGATATTCTATGGCCGGGACTGGTAAAATGGTATGCCAAGTCATCTGGCACCACCAACGATAAGAGTAAGTTTATCCCGGTTTCTCATGATGGCTTGCATGGCATTCATTATGCCGGAGGCTTTGATGCCGTAGCCTATTATCTGCGCAATAATCCGAAGAGCAGACTCTTTGATGGCAAGAGCCTTATCTTAGGTGGAAGCCATTCGCCTAACTATAATGTGTCGGATAGTCTGGTGGGTGACCTGAGCGCTATCCTCATCGAAAATATCAACCCGCTTGCCAATTTGGTGCGTGTTCCTAAGAAGTCAACTGCTCTCCTGAGCGATTTCGAAGTGAAACGCGACCTTATTGCCCGCGAAACGATGAATAAGAACGTAACCAATATCTCGGGTGTTCCTAGCTGGATGCTTAGTGTGCTGGTGCGTGTCATGGAACTTTCCGGCAAGAAGCATCTGGAAGAGGTATGGCCTAATCTGGAGGTATTCTTCCATGGCGGTATTGCCTTTACTCCTTACCGCAAGCAGTATGAACAGCTCATCACTTCGCCGAACATGCATTATATGGAGACTTATAATGCCAGCGAGGGATTCTTCGGACTGCAGGATGATCCGGCAGACCCAGCCATGTCGCTTATGATAGATTATGATGTATTCTACGAGTTTATCCCTATGGACGAATTCGGCAGCGAGAATCCTACCGTTGTGCCTCTCTGGGGTGTTGAGGTAGGCAAGAACTACGCTATGATCATCACCACTTCCTGTGGTTTGTGGCGCTATCTCATCGGCGATACGGTTCAGTTTACCAGCAAGAATCCTTATAAGTTTGTCATTACCGGCCGTACCAAGTACTTTATTAATGCATTTGGCGAGGAACTGATCATGGATAATGCTGAGAAGGGATTGGCTTATGCCTGCGAGAAGACAGGTGCTCAGGTTTCTGATTATACCGCTGCGCCGGTTTATATGGACAGTAATGCTAAGTGCCGTCACCAGTGGCTCATAGAGTTCTCTCAGGAGCCAGCCAGCCTCGATGAATTTGCCAGTCTGTTAGATCAGAAGCTGCAGGAAATCAACAGCGATTACGAGGCCAAGCGCTTTCACGACGTTACCCTCCAGCATCTGGAGATAGTGAAGGCCAAGCCGGGACTCTTCAATGAATGGCTGAAGAGCAAGGGCAAGTTAGGTGGACAGCATAAGATTCCACGCTTGAGCAACAGCCGCAAGAACATTGATGAGATGCTCATGATGAACAAATAA
- the rnc gene encoding ribonuclease III, with the protein MLNNFIDRIKLSFRKDKELYLSLYEILGFYPHDISYYKMALLHKSIMHRNSKGKPVNNERLEFLGDAVLDAVVGDIVYQHFPGKREGFLTNTRSKLVQRDTLNKLAQEMGINQLILSNGHSSSHNSYMGGNAFEALVGAIYLDRGYDACMYFMQKRILAQMINIDKVAYKEVNFKSKLIEWSQKNRVKLDFVMLDQQKDKNGSPIFTYQVVLEGVEGGVGKGYSKKESQQVASKTSLEKLRKEPQYIDAVFTAKANRTKMEEEPVENVPNTEVKDDFIISQDADAQNAPVEEKHINVFKEEVFTEKSAETAQETEVQVEVKDEKKESDEFDLSDITAHPKELSREEIIAAAEAAAFGNDE; encoded by the coding sequence ATGCTGAATAATTTTATAGATAGGATAAAGCTCTCTTTCCGCAAGGATAAAGAGCTTTATTTGTCTTTATATGAAATCCTCGGTTTTTATCCTCACGACATCAGCTACTACAAGATGGCGCTGTTGCACAAGAGCATCATGCACCGCAATTCTAAGGGAAAACCAGTGAACAATGAGCGGTTGGAGTTCTTGGGTGATGCAGTTTTGGATGCTGTAGTAGGAGATATCGTGTACCAGCATTTCCCTGGCAAGCGTGAGGGATTCCTTACCAATACCCGAAGCAAGTTAGTGCAGCGTGATACGCTGAATAAACTGGCACAGGAAATGGGCATCAACCAGCTGATTCTTTCTAATGGCCACAGTTCTTCTCATAACAGTTATATGGGAGGAAATGCGTTCGAAGCTTTGGTAGGTGCCATTTATCTAGACCGTGGTTACGATGCCTGCATGTATTTTATGCAGAAACGTATTCTGGCACAAATGATAAACATCGATAAGGTGGCTTATAAGGAGGTTAACTTCAAGAGCAAACTCATCGAATGGAGCCAGAAAAACCGCGTGAAGCTGGATTTCGTTATGCTAGACCAGCAAAAAGACAAGAATGGTAGCCCGATTTTCACCTATCAGGTTGTACTCGAAGGTGTTGAAGGTGGAGTAGGAAAGGGCTATTCCAAGAAGGAAAGCCAGCAGGTGGCTTCTAAGACTAGCTTGGAAAAACTGCGCAAAGAACCACAGTATATTGATGCTGTGTTCACAGCTAAGGCTAACCGCACCAAGATGGAAGAGGAACCTGTTGAAAACGTGCCTAACACAGAAGTGAAAGACGATTTCATCATCTCGCAGGATGCTGATGCACAAAACGCACCGGTGGAGGAGAAGCACATCAATGTTTTCAAAGAGGAGGTTTTCACAGAGAAATCTGCCGAAACTGCCCAGGAAACTGAAGTGCAGGTCGAGGTGAAGGATGAAAAGAAGGAGAGTGATGAGTTCGATTTGAGCGACATCACGGCTCATCCTAAGGAATTATCAAGAGAAGAGATTATTGCCGCTGCCGAAGCGGCTGCTTTCGGTAACGATGAGTAA
- the fabF gene encoding beta-ketoacyl-ACP synthase II yields MELKRVVVTGLGAVTPVGNTPEETWESLLAGKSGAAPITHFDTTLFKTKFACEVKGLNINDWIDRKEARKLDRYTQLAMIAAMQGVKDANIDLEKEDLNNVGVVFGVGIGGIKTFEDEVKYYGTHEENGPKFNPFFIPKMIADIASGQISIHFGFHGPNYTTTSACASSSNALADAFNLIRLGKANIIVSGGAEAAICACGVGGFNAMHALSTRNDDPEHASRPFSASRDGFIMGEGAGCLILEELEHAKARGAKIYAEMVGEGESADAYHITASHPEGLGAKLVMERALADANLKPEDIDYINVHGTSTHVGDISEAKAIKAVFGDAAYKLNISSTKSMTGHLLGAAGAVEAMACVLSVKNDIVPPTINHEEGDNDPELDYNLNFTFNKAQKREVRAALSNTFGFGGHNCCVVFKKYAE; encoded by the coding sequence ATGGAATTAAAGAGAGTTGTTGTAACAGGTCTCGGTGCTGTGACTCCAGTTGGTAATACTCCTGAGGAAACTTGGGAGAGCCTCCTTGCTGGTAAGAGCGGTGCTGCGCCTATTACTCATTTCGATACAACCCTTTTCAAGACCAAGTTCGCTTGCGAGGTTAAAGGCCTGAACATCAATGATTGGATTGATCGTAAGGAAGCTCGCAAGCTTGACCGTTATACCCAGTTGGCTATGATTGCTGCCATGCAGGGTGTAAAGGATGCTAATATCGATCTTGAGAAGGAAGACTTGAACAACGTTGGCGTTGTATTCGGTGTAGGTATCGGTGGTATCAAGACTTTCGAGGATGAGGTGAAGTACTATGGTACTCACGAGGAGAATGGTCCTAAGTTTAACCCATTCTTCATCCCTAAGATGATTGCAGATATCGCTTCAGGTCAGATTTCCATCCACTTTGGATTCCACGGACCAAACTACACTACTACATCTGCATGTGCTTCTTCAAGCAATGCATTGGCTGATGCCTTCAACCTGATTCGTTTGGGTAAGGCAAACATCATCGTTAGCGGTGGTGCAGAGGCTGCTATCTGCGCTTGTGGCGTAGGTGGTTTTAATGCTATGCATGCATTGTCAACACGTAATGATGACCCAGAGCATGCTTCACGTCCGTTCAGCGCAAGCCGTGATGGATTTATCATGGGCGAGGGTGCAGGTTGCTTGATTCTCGAGGAACTTGAGCACGCTAAGGCTCGTGGTGCGAAGATTTATGCTGAGATGGTAGGTGAGGGCGAGAGTGCCGATGCTTATCACATCACAGCATCTCATCCTGAGGGTCTTGGTGCTAAGCTCGTTATGGAGCGTGCACTTGCTGATGCCAATCTGAAGCCAGAGGACATTGACTATATCAATGTTCACGGTACATCTACCCACGTAGGTGATATCTCTGAGGCTAAGGCTATCAAGGCTGTCTTCGGTGATGCAGCTTACAAGCTCAACATCAGTTCTACCAAGTCAATGACTGGTCACCTCCTTGGTGCTGCTGGTGCAGTAGAGGCTATGGCTTGTGTTCTTAGTGTGAAGAACGATATCGTTCCTCCTACTATCAACCACGAAGAGGGTGATAATGATCCAGAGCTCGATTACAACTTGAACTTTACCTTCAACAAAGCTCAGAAGCGTGAGGTTCGTGCTGCATTGAGTAATACTTTCGGATTCGGCGGTCACAACTGCTGTGTAGTATTCAAGAAGTATGCTGAATAA